ACCCTGGAAAGTTTTGTCTGATTTTTTGGCCTTTGCGTGGGTATGGCACGTCTCGCATTTTTGGACATCGTCGCCCATTTTTAGATCGGCAAGGGGTTTGCCGTCTTTGTCATGATGGCAGTCTCCGCAGGTGAGTTTGTACTCTTCAATGTGTTGTTTATGAGTGAATTCAACTAGTTTGCATGGCTTTTTTGCATCCGGACCTTTTTTGCGTTTTGCATCCAGAAGTTTACTTTTGATTGTAACGACGTCGCCTACATCGGTGCCAGCCTGAATTCCTGAAGCAGTGAAAAACAAAGCGATTCCTGCAGCCAACAGGATGGTAAATAATTTCTTGCTCATAATAACCTCTTTTCTCCTATTAAAAATTAAAACTATAGTGATTTTAACGGCTGAACAGCCGATTATATCTTTCAATCCATTCCCGTCTTTTTACACCTAGGCCCCGGGTAAAGTCAATATTTCTCTTCTTCGCCTTCCGGATCTAAATTATTTTCACCCTCAATATCATCTTCAAGCTTTTGGGAGAACGACGCTTCTTCATCTTCATCTTGATCTTCATCCGCGTCATCATAATTTTCGTCCTCTTCCTGAACCGAGGCTTTTCGGGAAAATATACTGGCACCGATGATCCCGACTTCGTATAAAAGAATCAGTGGCATGGCCATCATGACCTGGGTAACCACATCCGGCGGGGTGATGACGGCTGCGCCCACGAAGAACAGAAGCAGGGCATATTTTCTGTTTTTCTTTAAAAAGGCGGGGGTCACAAGGCCCATGCGGGATAAAAAGGTCAGGACAAGGGGCAGTTCAAAAACAAACCCGAAGGCCAGAAGCATTTTGGATGCAAAGGAAAGATACTCCTTCATGGATGGCATGGCCTGGATGGTTTCCGTGGTAAAGCCTAAAAAAAACTGAAATCCGTATGGGAAAACTATAAAATATCCAAATGATGAACCGGCAATAAAGAAAATAAGGGAGAGAAGGATGATGGGCAGAAGATATTTTTTCTCTTCCCGGTAAAGCCCTGGGGAAACAAACATCCAGAATTCATAGAACAGTACCGGGGTGGCAAGAACAATACCTCCCAGCAGCGCCACTTTAAGATAGGTGAAAAAGGCTTCGGGTAATCCTGTAAAGATTAGTTTTGCATTGCCGCTTTTTGCCATGGCAGTTACCAAAGGGGCTGTCAGCAGTTCAAACAGTTTTTCTTTGAAAAAATAGGCAACAGCAAAGCCTAAGCCCACTGCAATAAACGCGTGAATCAGGCGGTCTCGCAATTCGCCCAAGTGCTCGGTAAAAGGACTTTTTTCTTCCTGGTCACTCATGTCGGATACCTGATGGATTTATTCTTTTGAGGTGGTTGCTTCTGTTTCAGGCGAAGCCGGGGAAGGGGGGGCTGCATCCGGGCTGTCCTGTGTCGGTTTCGGGGATGTTTTGGCTTTCCGGGTATCCGTTTTGTCCGATGTCTCCGGTTTATCCGGCGCCTGCTGAGTCTCAGAATCTTGGGTACCTATATCTTTGATAACATCCTTTAGTTTTGTTTTAGCAGAAGTTGGCTTGGGGTCTTTTACCGTGGTTTCTATATCAATGGAATTTTTCAGATCCTGGGCAGATCTCTTGAATTCCCCCATGGCTTTGCCAAGCGTCTTTGCTACTTCCGGCAGCTTCTGCGGACCTATGACGATAAGGGCTATGGCCAGAATCAGCAAAATTTCCGGCATTCCTAAACCAAACATGTATTGGTGTTACTCCTTGTGGTTCTAATTGAATTTATTACTTAAGTTGTTTTTACATTGAACATGGTTGGGTGTCAACCGGGTCATGGGTTTTTGGGTGTCGTTGTTTTGGTGGGTCTTTTCCGCCTTCTGTATGGTTTTTTACCTTTGTTTAATTTTTTTGTGTTGTTTTGTTTATACGGTCTTTTTGACTGCGGTGGGGCCGGTGCAGGCAGGTCTGCCTCCAAAGCCGTTGTTGGATATTCACAGCTGATTTTATGACCGAGAACCTTTTCGATTTTCGGGATTTGAAACGAACTCATTTCATCGGCAAAACTGACTGAGGTCCCTGTGGCGCCAGCTCTTCCGGTGCGGCCGATTCGATGTATGTAATGCTCGGGCTCTATGGGCAGGTCATAGTTGATGACATGGCTGATGTTTTCAATATGAAGACCCCGTGCTGCCACATCCGTTGCCACCAGGACATTAAGATTTCCGGTTTTAAATCTGTTGAGCACCTTGAACCGTTTGTCCTGGGCCACATCTCCGGACAAGATTCCTGCGTTCAGGCCGTATCTGGATAATTTTTCCGACAGATAGCGGGCTGTATCTTTGCGGTTGACAAATATGATAACCCGTTCCAGTTTTTCACTGATTAAAAGATTGCAGACATTTTTGAATTTATCGGTTTCAGTTGTCAGATAGACAATCTGGGTAATGGAATCTGCAGCGGCCTGTTCCGGATCAATCTCAATACGCACAGCATCACGGGTCCAGGAATCGGCCAGGCGGAGCACATCGTCTGTGAGGGTGGCCGAAAAAAACAGGGTCTGGCGCTTGTCTTTGTGGGGTGTCATGTAAACCAGGCGGCGGACATCGGGTATAAATCCCATATCCAGCATTCGATCCGCCTCGTCAATGACAACAATCTCAACCCTGGACAGGTCAATCAATTTTTTTGAGATGAAGTCCAGAAGGCGTCCCGGGGTTGCTGCGATGACGTCCACGGGTTTGTCAGTAAGAAGGGTTTGCTGTTTATGGTAGTCGGTGCCGCCAAAAATCGGGACAATCCGCAGATGGGAATATTTGGCAAGCCCCTTGAAGTCCTTTTCGATCTGGTAAACCAGTTCCCTCGTCGGGGCAAGGATCAAGGCTCGGGGATACTTTTTCTGTCGCCTGACGGATTTTCGGGCAAACTGATTAATCAAAGTGATTATAAAGGTGGCGCTTTTGCCTGTTCCGGTTTGGGCCTTGGCCGTGGCATCCCGACCGTCAAGGGTATGGGGAAGAAGCCGAGCCTGGATATCTGTGCAATGTTTGAAATCAAGATCACATATGGCATGCATCAGTCCTGTGGTGAGCTTGAGGTCGTGGAAGCGGGTCTTTCCTTCCTGGGGTTCAACCTGGAATTTTTCTATGGTCCATCGCGGTTTTCTGGGTTTTTGACGGGGCTTTTTTTCTACCTTGGTTTTACTGTCAGGGGATGCTATAGCCGTTTCGGGTATCCGGGGGTCCAAAGTGGTGGTGCCGACATCTTGTTTTTTGGGTTTTCCGGTAAAGAGTGTTTTTATAAAATTGATTAATTGTTTCAAAATGATCTAAACGTAGCTCGTTAAAGGTAAATATCTAAAATCTTGGGGATCAATTAAATGGTCAGTGCTTTTTTTAGCAGACACGTTGTTTTTTGGGAAGTAAAAATTCGTTTTGTGAATCGGTAAGGAACTGTTCCTTAGGCAAGCTTGAATGCTGCTTAGTCGTCTTCTATGCGGCGAAAAAGTAGAGTAAAAAGTCAAAAAAACTTGACTTTTCAATTGTTTCACGATAATTAAAGTTCCATGAAATAACCTGAACCAGGGTGATGTAGAATGCTGATATTGTCGAATTTCTTTATGGCGATTGCCATTGTTCTTGACTATGCTTTAAATATTTATATGTGGATTGTTATTGCCTCGGCTGTTTTGTCCTGGGTGAATCCGGATCCGTACAACCCCATCGTCCGATTCCTTCGCAAGGCAACGGAACCTGTGTTTTACCAGATCCGCAAACATCTTCCCGTGAACTTCGGTGGGCTGGATATGTCCCCAATAGTTGTATTTTTAGTTATTATTTTTCTTCAAAATTTTGTTGTAAAGAGTCTCATTGGCCTGGCCCGTTCGATGTGATAACCACAAAGGAGTTTACTAATGGGCGTTACCCCACTGGTGATCAAACAAAAAGAATTTTCTACGCGTTTCAGAGGTTTTGACGTACAGGAAGTGGATGCTTTCCTTGAAAAAGTGGCAAGGGAGCTTGAATCTCAGGAATCTGCCTTGGAAAAGCTCAGGCAGGAGCATCATCGGTTGAATTTGGAAAACCAGGGCTATAGAAAACGCGAAGAATCAATGAAAAATGCCATGATTCAGTCGCAGAAGGTCTTGGAGCAGATGAAGGATAATGCGGAAAAATCAGCCCAGGTCATTATCGCCAACGCAGAAGTTCAGGCTGAAAAAATTCTGAACCAGGCCCACAAACGGCTTTCCCAGTTGCACAGCGATATCACGGAACTTAAACGCCAGCGGATCCAGCTTGAAATGCAGATCAGTTCGGTGCTTGAATCACATTCAAAATTGCTCGAGATGACCAAAGAAGAAAATAAAGCGGCCGACGAATCAGACACGGCCCTGAAGTTTATCCGTCGGGCCTGATTTCTTTTAAATAACGGCCATGGGCCGTCCTTGGTCTATTTGGCGCACCCAGGCTTCGGCCAACAATAAAATATGAAAGTAACTTAATAACTTGTTGGTACTTTCATATAAAAGGCCATGGGCCGATCTGGTCTATCGACACACACCCAGGCTCAGCCCACAACGAATGTTGAAAAGTTCGTGTAGATTACACCGGCTTTCGTATAGAATATAAATGGGCTGGGCTGATTCAAAAATATGCACCCAGGCTCAACCCATGACGAAATATAAAAGTAATTCAATACGTTATTTTGTTTCACATAGCGCGTTTGATGGTGCGCCCTTATCGTAGAGGGCTGTGCTGCGTTGTGGGCAGGCGTTTCTAATATTCTCCGTTCAGGGGGCAAACGATAAAATATAAGGGGAAGAAATGGCTGAAATTGATGCGTTTTTCAAGCTTATGCATGATCAGGGGGCGTCCGACCTCCACCTGACTGCGGGACAGCAGCCGGCGCTGAGACTTCACGGCGACATTGAGCGAATTAAATACGATAAATTGACCAATGACAAGCTGCGCGGCATGCTTTATGAAATCACCTCCCAGGAAAAAATTAAGGAATTTGAAGAGACCGGGGATGTTGACTTTGGGTATGAGATTCCAGGGCTTGCCCGTTACAGGGCCAATTATTTCATGCAGAAAAACGGTATAGCCGCTGTGTTCCGCGAAATTCCGTCAAATATCCTGACCGCCGAAGCACTGGGTTTGCCGGCGGTGATTTCGAAACTGGCAGATTTACCCCGGGGGCTTGTGCTGGTGACAGGGCCTACCGGTTCCGGTAAATCAACTACCCTTGCCGCCATCATTGACCAGGCCAACAGAAATAGAAAAGACCATATTATTACCGTGGAAGATCCCATCGAGTTTGTTCACAAAAGTCAGGGGTGTATTGTGAACCACCGGGAGGTGGGCACCCATACCAAAACCTTTTCCTCGGCGCTTCGCGGTGCCTTGCGTGAGGATCCGGATATCATCCTGGTGGGTGAGCTTCGGGATCTTGAAACCATTTCTTTGGCTGTTGAAGCAGCTTCTACCGGTCATCTGGTATTTGGTACCTTGCATACATCAAGTGCTCATAAAACCGTGGACAGGCTTGTTGAGGTCTTTCCCAGCAGCGAACAGGCCCAGATTCGATCCACACTTTCAGACGGGCTTCGTGCCATCGTAGCCCAGGTGTTGTTTAAACGAATTGATAAAAAGGGTCGGTGTGCCGCACTGGAAATTCTTGTGGCAACCCCTGCGGTCCGAAATCTTATTCGTGAATCCAAAACCCATCAGATTCCTTCCATGATCCAGACCGGCAAGCAATACGGGATGCAACTTTTGGACGATGCCATTATGAAGCTATACAAAGAAGGAAAGGTCGGTCCCGATGATGCCTATTCAAAGGCAAACAACAAATCTTTGTTCCGGCCGTTTCTTAAAAAACCGCCTGCGGATTTTACAGAAGCGTAACTACCGATCAACCATAGGAGTAAGGCATGAAAAAACAGCAGCTTGATTATATCCTTACTAAAATGCTGGATTCCAACAAGAACGTGTCGGATCTGAATATTACCCCGGGAAAGCCCCTACAGGTGGAAAGTTCAGGCCAACTTTTGCCTGTTGATCTGGGGTCGGGTTTCAAGGTCTTGACAGCGTTTCAAACCGAGGTTCTGGCACTTAATCTTATCAATAATGACAGAAAACAGCTTGAAACATTGCTGAGGGAGGGCAGCTGTGATTTATCCTACCAGCTGAGTACCAAGGCAAGATTCAGGGTGAATATTTTTTCCCGGTCAGGCAAATATGCCATTGTGTTAAGAAAGCTTGAAACCGCAATCCCCACCATTGAAAAGCTCAATCTGCCGGAAAGCTTTCATAAAATGGCCGAGGAAAAAAACGGTATCATTTTTGTTACCGGTGCCACAGGGTCCGGTAAATCAACCTCGCTTGCCGCGCTTTTGGACAAGATTAACGATACCAAATCCGTGCATGTCATTACCCTGGAAGACCCCATAGAGTACCAGCATACCCAGAAACGATCCACATTCAACCAGCGGGAGCTGGGTATGGATTTTGACACCTTTGCCTCGGGCCTGCGGGCCGCTTTACGCCAGGCCCCTAAGGTTATTCTTGTGGGCGAAATGCGTGATCGGGAAACCGTTGAAATCGGCCTGGCCGCTGCCGAGACCGGTCATCTGGTGGTTTCCACCCTGCATACCGTGGATGCCGGACAGACCATCAACCGTGTGCTGGGCATGTTTTCTACGGAAGAGGAGACCCAAATCCGTATTCGTCTTGCCGACACGGTCCGGTGGGTGGTGGCCCAACGTCTTTTGCCAAAGGTTGGCGGAGGGCGTGTGGCAGCATTTGAAATCATGGCGACCAACCTGCGGGTCAAGGACAGCATTTTAAACGGAGAGTCCGAAGGCAAAACCTTTAATGACATTATTGTTGCCGGTAAAGCCCAGGGGATGATTTCCTTTGACGAATTTATTGTAAGTTTGTATGAAACAGGCAAGATAGACGAAAACACGGCCATGGCTTATGCGTCACGCAAAGATATTGTGGGCAGGGGACTTGATCGAATCAAAAGTGCCAGGGGTGAATCCACCAGTGGCATTGAGTCCCTTGAGATTGACCGCAGTTATGGGGGAGAGGAGGATAACCTATTATGAAGATTGCTTGTCCGTCATGCGGCAATAATGCCAACCTGCCCGATGATAAGATACCAAAAGACAAGGACTTTTCATTTAAATGTCCCAAATGCGGGACCTCTGTTCCCGTCAAGGCAGCGGCCGGGAATGCCGGGGCTGCCGATTCTGAGCCGAACATAGCCGAGATGGGTTCCGATGTTCCTATGCTTCAGGCCGGCGGAGGGAACCAGGCCCTGGTCTGTATCGCACCGAGTCTTGGGCGAAATCGGATTATGGCCGGCCTTGAAAATGTCGGATTGAAAGCCAATGTGCCGGATACACCGGCCCAGGCATTGAAAAATCTTGAATATTATGTCTACCCGCTGGTGGTGATAGATGATGCCTTTGATACTGACAAGATCATCACTGCATATATGAACAATATGGATATGTTCCTTCGCCGCAAGGTCTGTCTTATCCGGCTTGGTCCGGGGTTTGAGACCGGTAATGCCATGACGGCATTGAATATCAGTGCAAATTATGTGATAAAATCCCAGGACCTTGAGATGGAAGACGCCTCCTTGGTGAATGATGTTTTAGCCGTGGCCCTGTCTGAACATGAACAGATGTATGCTGTGTTCAACGATTCAATGAAAGCTGTGGGCAAAGCATAATCCTTTTTTTGTTTTTTCTATGAATCTGCGCGCGCAAAACTGGTATGGACCGGGGACCCCGGAAGAGTGGTTTAAACGGTCCTGCTCGGTTTTAAATCTGGTTGTTTTATTGATCTCTTGTATTATTGTTGCCGCTGAATTTCGTTTTGACTGGTGTGAACGTCTGGTGGGCAATTATCTGTCGTCCACCAATGACGCACGGCCTGAAAATGGTGCTATCTGGGATGCAGGGCGGCATATGGTCAGTGCCATGCAATCATTGGATCAACTGGCGCTTGATCGGGAACGCGCCGGGCAAACGGTGCGGAGAGCAGATTCATTTGCAGATCTTGCAGCTAAATTGGGGCCAGGGGAATGGGCGAACCTGGACAAGGATCGGTTCAGGGAGTTATATCTGGCGTTACCTGCCTACCGCCGCAGGCGTGTGGTAGATCCGGTGCGCCTGGTGTGGCTGCTTAACGGCGGCGTCACGGACCGGATTTTTTGCGAAGGCCGCATGGGTGGTATAAAAATTTTTTTTATTGATACCCGGAACCGTGTGGTTCAGCAGGTGGACCTGGATGCCCAGATTCTGGGTAACAACGGCAGTCGATCCATACTCCCCGGCACCCTGGATAATGTCCCTGAATTTTTTGGCAGGATTTATCCGGCCTCCTTTTTCTTTACAGCCGTCTCAAGGCTGCCTGGAGACATGA
This window of the uncultured Desulfobacter sp. genome carries:
- a CDS encoding zinc-ribbon domain-containing protein, whose product is MKIACPSCGNNANLPDDKIPKDKDFSFKCPKCGTSVPVKAAAGNAGAADSEPNIAEMGSDVPMLQAGGGNQALVCIAPSLGRNRIMAGLENVGLKANVPDTPAQALKNLEYYVYPLVVIDDAFDTDKIITAYMNNMDMFLRRKVCLIRLGPGFETGNAMTALNISANYVIKSQDLEMEDASLVNDVLAVALSEHEQMYAVFNDSMKAVGKA
- a CDS encoding YggT family protein — its product is MLILSNFFMAIAIVLDYALNIYMWIVIASAVLSWVNPDPYNPIVRFLRKATEPVFYQIRKHLPVNFGGLDMSPIVVFLVIIFLQNFVVKSLIGLARSM
- a CDS encoding type IV pilus twitching motility protein PilT codes for the protein MAEIDAFFKLMHDQGASDLHLTAGQQPALRLHGDIERIKYDKLTNDKLRGMLYEITSQEKIKEFEETGDVDFGYEIPGLARYRANYFMQKNGIAAVFREIPSNILTAEALGLPAVISKLADLPRGLVLVTGPTGSGKSTTLAAIIDQANRNRKDHIITVEDPIEFVHKSQGCIVNHREVGTHTKTFSSALRGALREDPDIILVGELRDLETISLAVEAASTGHLVFGTLHTSSAHKTVDRLVEVFPSSEQAQIRSTLSDGLRAIVAQVLFKRIDKKGRCAALEILVATPAVRNLIRESKTHQIPSMIQTGKQYGMQLLDDAIMKLYKEGKVGPDDAYSKANNKSLFRPFLKKPPADFTEA
- a CDS encoding twin-arginine translocase TatA/TatE family subunit, encoding MFGLGMPEILLILAIALIVIGPQKLPEVAKTLGKAMGEFKRSAQDLKNSIDIETTVKDPKPTSAKTKLKDVIKDIGTQDSETQQAPDKPETSDKTDTRKAKTSPKPTQDSPDAAPPSPASPETEATTSKE
- a CDS encoding DEAD/DEAH box helicase — protein: MKQLINFIKTLFTGKPKKQDVGTTTLDPRIPETAIASPDSKTKVEKKPRQKPRKPRWTIEKFQVEPQEGKTRFHDLKLTTGLMHAICDLDFKHCTDIQARLLPHTLDGRDATAKAQTGTGKSATFIITLINQFARKSVRRQKKYPRALILAPTRELVYQIEKDFKGLAKYSHLRIVPIFGGTDYHKQQTLLTDKPVDVIAATPGRLLDFISKKLIDLSRVEIVVIDEADRMLDMGFIPDVRRLVYMTPHKDKRQTLFFSATLTDDVLRLADSWTRDAVRIEIDPEQAAADSITQIVYLTTETDKFKNVCNLLISEKLERVIIFVNRKDTARYLSEKLSRYGLNAGILSGDVAQDKRFKVLNRFKTGNLNVLVATDVAARGLHIENISHVINYDLPIEPEHYIHRIGRTGRAGATGTSVSFADEMSSFQIPKIEKVLGHKISCEYPTTALEADLPAPAPPQSKRPYKQNNTKKLNKGKKPYRRRKRPTKTTTPKNP
- the tatC gene encoding twin-arginine translocase subunit TatC; the protein is MSDQEEKSPFTEHLGELRDRLIHAFIAVGLGFAVAYFFKEKLFELLTAPLVTAMAKSGNAKLIFTGLPEAFFTYLKVALLGGIVLATPVLFYEFWMFVSPGLYREEKKYLLPIILLSLIFFIAGSSFGYFIVFPYGFQFFLGFTTETIQAMPSMKEYLSFASKMLLAFGFVFELPLVLTFLSRMGLVTPAFLKKNRKYALLLFFVGAAVITPPDVVTQVMMAMPLILLYEVGIIGASIFSRKASVQEEDENYDDADEDQDEDEEASFSQKLEDDIEGENNLDPEGEEEKY
- a CDS encoding cytochrome c3 family protein translates to MSKKLFTILLAAGIALFFTASGIQAGTDVGDVVTIKSKLLDAKRKKGPDAKKPCKLVEFTHKQHIEEYKLTCGDCHHDKDGKPLADLKMGDDVQKCETCHTHAKAKKSDKTFQGKYKKKPVDIMHLESAFHENCIGCHKEKGLKVGTKCGDCHKKM
- a CDS encoding PilT/PilU family type 4a pilus ATPase, which encodes MKKQQLDYILTKMLDSNKNVSDLNITPGKPLQVESSGQLLPVDLGSGFKVLTAFQTEVLALNLINNDRKQLETLLREGSCDLSYQLSTKARFRVNIFSRSGKYAIVLRKLETAIPTIEKLNLPESFHKMAEEKNGIIFVTGATGSGKSTSLAALLDKINDTKSVHVITLEDPIEYQHTQKRSTFNQRELGMDFDTFASGLRAALRQAPKVILVGEMRDRETVEIGLAAAETGHLVVSTLHTVDAGQTINRVLGMFSTEEETQIRIRLADTVRWVVAQRLLPKVGGGRVAAFEIMATNLRVKDSILNGESEGKTFNDIIVAGKAQGMISFDEFIVSLYETGKIDENTAMAYASRKDIVGRGLDRIKSARGESTSGIESLEIDRSYGGEEDNLL
- a CDS encoding DivIVA domain-containing protein, which produces MGVTPLVIKQKEFSTRFRGFDVQEVDAFLEKVARELESQESALEKLRQEHHRLNLENQGYRKREESMKNAMIQSQKVLEQMKDNAEKSAQVIIANAEVQAEKILNQAHKRLSQLHSDITELKRQRIQLEMQISSVLESHSKLLEMTKEENKAADESDTALKFIRRA